A genomic region of Micromonospora sp. NBC_01796 contains the following coding sequences:
- a CDS encoding AfsR/SARP family transcriptional regulator, producing the protein MLGPVRVRHDRQEIDPGGPQQRTMLALLMARAGEPVSLPEIVDTMWGQEPPDTAVNAVHRNVGMLRRALEPQLAARSPGQWLIRSAGGYRLDVDADTLDLLRFRQLVRQARTAAADGQATEMVRLFTEALELWQGNGPGGIDPRVRHHPTFTAIDREYLAAAREAGDVALTTVASDRLLAEVRRAADQAPFDEPLQARLLLALATAGHQADALDIYQKMRSRLAEELGLDPGPELTAAHEAALQQTLHVGKPRTPSGHTQPAKKPTRDAPGQLTAQLATHPTQLPADLPTFTGRRAELAQALALQLDATSPGTVVISAIGGMAGIGKTTFAVHWAHQVAHRFPDGQLYVNLRGFEPSGEVMGPGEALQHMVGALGVPRQEIPTGLDAQAALYRSRIAGRRMLILLDNARDAEQVRPLLPGSPGCLVIVTSRNDLAGLVATSGAHPLPLGMLSAPEARDFLSRRIGASRVAAEPDAVDEIIASCAGLPLALAIVTARIATHPGFALGAVAAELRETYGTLDAFVGTEAVTNVRTVFSWSYRALPPAAARLFRLLGLHPGPDITAPAAASLAGLSVRHVRPLLAELTHAHLLTEQVPGRYTCHDLLRVYAAELTEDDLDARQGSLHRILDHYLHTAHKGDALLTPNRDPILLTDPQDGVIPEPLADLPHAFAWFAAEEQVILAAVGQAVAHGFDRHAWQLAWAANSYLQRRSSPDSMLALQTTATQAALRDGNAAAYARNLNGLAIACAQAGQLDQAYEHLLQALKLFVELGDVRGQTRTRQNLTHTVIRQGKPQEALHHARKALALCRTSGDRMGQARALGAMGWALTRLGEHREALRYCRQARPVLAEFGDATGEAAAAHSAGHAHHHLGEYAEAVDHYQQAITLSRRSGDHNYEAMVLDHLGDTQQAAGDPNAARATWELALTTIRDPDHPTAQSVRAKLDDVPRPDGLSSAT; encoded by the coding sequence GTGCTCGGTCCGGTACGAGTACGGCACGACCGTCAGGAAATCGATCCGGGTGGCCCGCAGCAACGGACGATGCTGGCGCTACTCATGGCGCGAGCCGGCGAACCGGTCAGCCTGCCCGAGATCGTGGATACGATGTGGGGTCAGGAGCCGCCGGATACGGCGGTCAACGCGGTGCACCGCAACGTGGGCATGCTCCGCCGCGCCCTTGAGCCACAACTGGCCGCCCGCTCCCCCGGCCAGTGGCTGATCCGTTCCGCCGGCGGCTACCGACTCGACGTCGACGCCGACACGCTCGACCTGCTGCGATTCCGGCAGTTGGTCCGGCAGGCCCGGACCGCCGCTGCGGACGGCCAGGCCACCGAGATGGTGCGGCTGTTCACCGAAGCCCTGGAGCTGTGGCAGGGCAATGGTCCCGGCGGTATCGACCCACGGGTCCGCCACCATCCCACGTTCACCGCCATCGACCGTGAGTACCTCGCAGCCGCGCGGGAGGCCGGGGACGTCGCCCTCACCACGGTCGCCTCCGATCGACTGCTGGCGGAGGTGCGGCGGGCAGCCGATCAGGCACCCTTCGACGAACCGCTACAGGCCCGGCTGCTGCTCGCACTGGCCACGGCGGGACACCAGGCCGATGCCCTCGACATCTATCAGAAGATGCGCAGCCGTCTGGCCGAGGAACTCGGCCTGGACCCCGGCCCCGAACTCACTGCGGCACACGAGGCCGCGCTCCAGCAGACACTCCATGTCGGCAAACCTCGGACACCCTCCGGCCACACCCAGCCCGCCAAGAAACCCACCCGCGACGCGCCCGGGCAACTGACCGCGCAGCTCGCGACGCATCCCACCCAGCTTCCGGCTGACCTGCCCACGTTCACGGGTCGGCGCGCCGAACTCGCCCAGGCGCTGGCCCTGCAACTGGATGCGACGTCACCCGGGACGGTGGTGATCAGCGCCATCGGAGGCATGGCCGGCATCGGTAAGACCACCTTCGCGGTGCATTGGGCCCACCAGGTTGCCCACCGCTTTCCCGACGGTCAGCTGTATGTCAATCTGCGCGGGTTCGAGCCGAGCGGCGAGGTGATGGGCCCCGGCGAGGCGCTCCAGCACATGGTCGGTGCGCTGGGCGTACCCCGCCAGGAGATCCCCACCGGTCTGGACGCGCAGGCCGCCCTCTACCGCAGCCGGATCGCCGGTCGGCGCATGCTCATCCTGCTGGACAACGCCCGCGATGCCGAGCAGGTTCGCCCGCTGCTCCCCGGGTCGCCCGGCTGCCTGGTGATCGTCACCAGCCGCAACGACCTCGCGGGCCTGGTCGCCACCAGCGGGGCACACCCCCTGCCCCTGGGGATGTTGTCGGCACCGGAAGCGCGCGACTTCCTCTCCCGGCGGATCGGCGCCTCCCGCGTCGCGGCGGAACCCGACGCCGTTGACGAGATCATCGCGTCGTGCGCGGGCCTCCCACTGGCGCTGGCCATCGTGACCGCCCGCATCGCCACCCACCCCGGATTCGCGCTGGGTGCCGTCGCGGCGGAACTCCGTGAAACGTACGGGACCCTGGACGCGTTCGTCGGCACGGAAGCGGTCACCAACGTCCGTACCGTCTTCTCCTGGTCGTACCGGGCTCTGCCGCCGGCAGCGGCCAGGCTCTTCCGGCTGCTGGGCCTGCACCCCGGCCCGGACATCACCGCTCCCGCCGCGGCCAGCCTCGCCGGCCTGTCGGTCCGGCACGTCCGGCCCCTGCTCGCCGAACTCACCCACGCCCACCTGCTCACCGAACAGGTCCCCGGCCGCTACACCTGTCACGATCTACTTCGCGTGTACGCCGCCGAACTCACCGAAGACGACCTTGACGCCCGTCAGGGCTCGTTGCACCGAATCCTCGACCACTACCTGCACACCGCGCACAAGGGCGACGCACTGTTGACCCCCAACCGGGACCCGATCCTGCTGACCGATCCGCAGGACGGAGTCATCCCCGAGCCGCTCGCGGACCTGCCGCATGCGTTCGCCTGGTTCGCCGCAGAGGAGCAGGTCATCCTCGCGGCGGTCGGGCAGGCCGTCGCGCACGGGTTCGATCGTCACGCCTGGCAACTGGCGTGGGCGGCCAACTCGTACCTGCAACGACGATCGTCCCCGGACAGCATGCTCGCCCTGCAGACCACGGCGACGCAGGCCGCGCTCCGGGACGGGAACGCGGCGGCGTACGCGCGGAATCTCAACGGTCTGGCCATCGCCTGCGCCCAGGCCGGCCAGCTCGACCAGGCGTACGAGCATCTCCTCCAGGCGCTGAAGCTGTTCGTCGAGCTCGGTGACGTACGTGGCCAGACCCGGACCCGTCAGAACCTGACCCACACCGTCATCCGCCAGGGTAAGCCGCAGGAGGCGCTGCACCACGCCCGGAAGGCGCTCGCACTCTGCAGGACGTCCGGCGACCGGATGGGACAGGCTCGGGCCCTCGGGGCGATGGGCTGGGCCCTCACCCGGCTGGGTGAGCATCGGGAGGCACTGCGCTACTGCCGGCAGGCGCGACCCGTACTGGCGGAGTTCGGCGACGCGACCGGCGAAGCCGCGGCTGCCCACAGCGCCGGTCACGCACACCATCACCTGGGTGAGTACGCCGAAGCTGTGGACCACTACCAACAGGCCATCACACTTTCGCGGCGGTCGGGTGACCACAACTACGAGGCGATGGTGCTCGACCATCTCGGGGACACCCAGCAGGCCGCGGGCGATCCCAACGCGGCCCGCGCCACCTGGGAGCTGGCTCTGACCACCATCCGAGATCCCGACCATCCGACCGCACAATCCGTCCGCGCGAAGCTGGACGACGTACCGCGACCGGACGGGCTCTCCTCGGCGACGTGA
- a CDS encoding alpha/beta hydrolase, translating into MSTPVIFIHGLWLHGSSWQPWIELFTANGYPASAPGWPGDGETVEATRANPDALAGHGIDDVVAHYAAIIEGLPAKPILVGHSFGGMIAQKLLGLDLGAAAIAIDAAQIKGVLPLPLSALRAGFPVLGNPANKSKAVSLTVEQFRYAFGNAIPEEESRALFDRWSIPAPGRPLFEAAAANFNPHSPAKVDTANESRGPLLLIAGGRDHTVPEAVVRATLKQYRHSHAVTDIIDFPHKAHSLTIDSGWREVAETSLTWLKEQHL; encoded by the coding sequence ATGTCGACACCGGTCATCTTCATACACGGGCTCTGGTTGCACGGCAGCTCCTGGCAGCCGTGGATCGAGCTTTTCACCGCCAACGGCTATCCGGCCTCCGCTCCCGGCTGGCCGGGCGACGGGGAAACCGTCGAGGCCACCCGCGCAAACCCTGACGCCCTCGCCGGGCACGGGATTGACGACGTCGTGGCGCACTACGCGGCCATCATCGAAGGGCTGCCGGCCAAGCCGATCCTCGTCGGGCACTCGTTCGGCGGCATGATCGCGCAGAAGCTGCTCGGGCTCGATCTCGGTGCCGCGGCCATCGCCATCGACGCCGCCCAGATCAAGGGCGTGCTGCCGCTGCCACTGTCCGCGTTGCGCGCCGGCTTCCCGGTGCTCGGTAACCCCGCCAACAAGAGCAAGGCCGTTTCGCTGACGGTCGAACAGTTCCGTTACGCCTTCGGGAACGCTATCCCGGAGGAGGAATCGCGGGCCCTGTTCGATCGCTGGTCGATTCCAGCTCCCGGCAGGCCGCTGTTCGAGGCCGCCGCCGCGAACTTCAACCCGCACTCACCGGCGAAGGTGGACACCGCCAACGAGTCACGTGGCCCGCTGTTGCTGATCGCGGGTGGGCGGGACCACACCGTGCCGGAGGCGGTCGTGCGCGCCACCCTCAAGCAGTACCGCCACTCACACGCTGTAACCGACATCATCGACTTCCCGCACAAGGCCCACTCTCTGACGATTGACTCAGGGTGGCGCGAGGTCGCGGAGACGTCGTTGACCTGGCTGAAGGAGCAGCACCTGTGA
- a CDS encoding alpha/beta fold hydrolase — translation MTGAAVVLVAGALVAPATLATAHDNGNGNDRPHSAYADSRLPNGFTEQKVRVGEVGINYVRGGHGPTLVLLHGYPETWYEWHEIMPALAKQYTVIAPDLRGAGKSDAPAGGYDKKTMAADIYGLLKKLGLHRDIRLVGHDIGTMVAYAYAAAHPTEVRKLVLSEAPIPDEGIYSFPALSADGPGPWQFGFFLLSNGLPEQVVDGREEQWVQGFTDHIEVVKDGVDDTDVRVFARYLKDDAHLRASFEWFRAFPRDIADNEVNKKTALPMPVLAIGASNSLGSKIETQVAGYATNVTGAVIENSGHWIYEEHPEEMTERLLAFLR, via the coding sequence GTGACCGGTGCGGCCGTGGTGCTCGTCGCCGGGGCCCTGGTCGCCCCCGCCACCCTCGCGACGGCCCACGACAACGGCAACGGCAACGACAGACCACACTCCGCGTACGCGGACAGCCGGCTCCCGAACGGCTTCACCGAGCAGAAGGTCCGCGTCGGAGAGGTCGGTATCAACTACGTGCGCGGCGGCCACGGTCCGACGTTGGTCCTCCTGCACGGGTACCCCGAGACCTGGTACGAGTGGCACGAGATCATGCCGGCACTCGCGAAGCAGTACACGGTCATCGCCCCGGACCTGCGCGGCGCGGGCAAGAGCGACGCTCCGGCCGGCGGCTACGACAAGAAGACGATGGCCGCGGACATCTACGGCCTGCTGAAGAAGCTCGGACTGCACAGGGACATCCGGCTGGTCGGCCACGACATCGGCACGATGGTCGCCTACGCGTACGCCGCGGCACACCCGACAGAGGTCAGGAAGCTGGTGCTGAGCGAGGCGCCGATTCCCGACGAGGGCATCTACTCCTTCCCGGCGCTGTCGGCCGACGGTCCCGGACCGTGGCAGTTCGGTTTCTTCCTGCTGAGCAATGGGCTGCCCGAGCAGGTCGTCGACGGCCGGGAAGAGCAGTGGGTGCAGGGCTTCACGGACCACATCGAGGTGGTCAAGGACGGCGTCGACGACACCGACGTCAGAGTCTTCGCCAGGTACCTGAAGGACGACGCGCACCTGCGGGCCAGCTTCGAATGGTTCCGCGCCTTTCCGCGTGACATCGCCGACAACGAGGTGAACAAGAAGACGGCGTTGCCGATGCCGGTGCTCGCGATCGGCGCCAGCAACAGCCTCGGGTCCAAGATCGAGACCCAGGTCGCGGGATACGCCACGAACGTCACCGGTGCGGTCATCGAGAACTCCGGTCACTGGATCTACGAAGAGCATCCGGAAGAGATGACCGAGCGCCTGCTCGCCTTCTTGCGGTAG
- a CDS encoding SDR family oxidoreductase, protein MDLHLSGKTALVTGASKGIGLAIVRALVAEGITVVAGARTTTPELAALADAGRVHPVNVDLGTPDGPGTLVEAGTAVLGGRLDILVNNVGGVRPRVGGFLSVTDDDWLETLTINFLAAVRTTRAALPALVESGGSIVTVNSVNSSLPDPLVIDYSAAKAALANFSKSLSKEVGPRGVRVNTISPGPVETDLWLGAGGVAETVGGANNLLPAEVARGAVSGTATGRFTRPEEVADLVLLLAGGRARNVTGADIVIDGGLIPTI, encoded by the coding sequence ATGGATCTACACCTCTCGGGCAAGACCGCACTCGTCACCGGGGCCAGCAAGGGCATCGGGCTGGCGATCGTGCGGGCGCTCGTCGCGGAGGGCATCACCGTCGTCGCGGGCGCCCGTACGACCACGCCGGAGCTTGCCGCCCTCGCCGACGCCGGACGCGTACACCCGGTCAACGTCGACCTGGGCACCCCGGACGGGCCCGGCACCCTGGTCGAGGCGGGGACGGCGGTGCTCGGCGGCCGGCTGGACATTCTCGTCAACAACGTCGGAGGCGTGCGTCCACGTGTGGGCGGCTTCCTCTCGGTGACCGACGATGACTGGCTGGAAACGCTGACGATCAACTTTTTGGCCGCGGTTCGCACGACGAGGGCCGCGCTGCCTGCCCTGGTCGAGAGCGGCGGGTCGATCGTGACGGTCAACTCCGTCAACTCCTCGTTGCCGGATCCGCTGGTCATCGACTACAGCGCCGCGAAGGCGGCGCTGGCGAACTTCTCCAAGTCGTTGTCGAAGGAGGTCGGGCCGCGCGGGGTGCGGGTCAACACGATCAGTCCCGGGCCGGTGGAGACCGATCTCTGGCTGGGGGCGGGCGGGGTCGCCGAAACGGTCGGTGGGGCGAACAACCTTCTCCCCGCCGAGGTTGCCAGAGGCGCGGTCAGCGGCACGGCAACCGGGCGGTTCACCCGGCCCGAGGAGGTCGCGGACCTGGTGTTGCTGCTCGCTGGCGGGCGAGCCAGGAATGTCACCGGTGCCGACATCGTCATCGACGGCGGCCTCATCCCGACCATCTGA
- a CDS encoding zinc-binding dehydrogenase, which translates to MQVDVQVTGGTTTARLVDEGRIRTTLTTQLGPIDAANLRRAHELVESSATIGKVVVAGFDR; encoded by the coding sequence TTGCAGGTTGACGTTCAGGTTACCGGTGGTACGACCACCGCACGGCTGGTCGACGAGGGCCGGATCCGGACGACGCTGACCACTCAGCTCGGTCCGATCGACGCGGCCAACCTGCGCCGGGCACACGAACTGGTGGAAAGCTCCGCGACAATCGGCAAGGTGGTCGTCGCCGGCTTCGACCGCTGA
- a CDS encoding pyridoxamine 5'-phosphate oxidase family protein produces the protein MTYDLEIAGGAVSATDVRVAVEEILAEARLITLATAGPRGPHASPVFFAADDLTLYFVGERTTRHTGGLATDDRISGAVFVEPPVYGEQLRGVQLHGSAAEVRPEHRSTALSIYRRRFTDFAPTREAQQTFLLGEGRAGLYRFVVDDLTLLDEPRFGRRNYLQANVVR, from the coding sequence GTGACCTACGACCTGGAAATCGCCGGGGGTGCCGTGTCGGCGACCGACGTCCGTGTCGCCGTCGAGGAGATTCTGGCGGAGGCTCGACTCATCACCCTCGCCACGGCCGGCCCACGGGGCCCGCATGCCAGTCCGGTGTTCTTCGCCGCCGACGACCTGACGCTCTACTTCGTCGGCGAACGGACCACCCGGCACACGGGTGGGCTCGCCACCGATGACCGGATCTCGGGCGCGGTGTTCGTCGAGCCGCCGGTGTACGGCGAGCAGCTGCGCGGGGTGCAACTGCACGGCTCGGCGGCTGAGGTGCGGCCCGAGCACCGGTCCACCGCCCTGTCGATCTACCGGCGGCGGTTCACCGACTTCGCCCCGACCAGGGAGGCGCAGCAGACCTTCCTGCTCGGCGAGGGACGAGCGGGGCTGTACCGGTTCGTGGTCGACGATCTGACGTTGCTCGACGAGCCCCGTTTCGGGCGTCGGAACTACCTGCAGGCGAACGTGGTCCGCTGA